Proteins encoded by one window of Cervus canadensis isolate Bull #8, Minnesota chromosome 18, ASM1932006v1, whole genome shotgun sequence:
- the ZDHHC1 gene encoding palmitoyltransferase ZDHHC1 isoform X3: MPWKLLGTVTNMHLPGLDDVTVPALAITPRNRGLRCSMWLCAPVQRVPMRMCPDANVRDKSYAGPLPIFNRSQHAHVIEDLHCNLCDVDVSARSKHCSACNKCVCGFDHHCKWLNNCVGERNYRLFLHSVASALLGVLLLVLVATYVFVEFFVNPMRLRTNRHFEVLKNHTDVWFVFLPAAPVETQAPAILALAALLILLGLLSTALLGHLLCFHIYLMWHKLTTYEYIVQHRPPQEAKGAHRELESCPLKMRPIQEMELYMRTFSHVRPEPSGQARPAEVNANPSRFLATRGQVEPPPPSSPETLALPPRIRPQKKRKRRMYKVPTSGTLDREPQLPRLPGPRTPGRRSSSSSDSADASPAGAYHSASAESLDEIPVAQTRLGSAALAARVGRPREPGLALQARAPAVFVSPSSGEPRVRGGPEADLA; encoded by the exons ATGCCCTGGAAACTCCTGGGAACTGTGACAAACATGCACTTGCCTGGGCTTGATGATGTGACTGTCCCTGCCCTGGCCATAACCCCCAGGAACAGAGGATTAAGGTGCAGCATGTGGCTATGTGCCCCAGTCCAGAGGGTGCCCATGAGAATGTGCCCTG ATGCCAATGTGCGGGACAAGAGCTATGCAGGGCCTCTGCCCATCTTCAACCGCAGCCAACATGCACACGTCATTGAAGACCTACACTGCAACTTGTGCGACGTGGATGT GAGTGCGCGTTCCAAGCACTGCAGCGCCTGCAACAAATGCGTGTGCGGCTTTGACCACCACTGCAAGTGGCTCAACAACTGTGTGGGCGAGAGGAACTACCG GCTCTTTCTACACAGTGTGGCATCCGCCTTACTGGGCGTCCTGCTCCTCGTGCTGGTGGCCACTTATGTCTTTGTGGAGTTCTTTGTCAACCCCATGCGGCTGCGTACCAACCGCCACTTTGAAG TCCTGAAGAATCACACAGATGTGTGGTTCGTGTTCCTGCCTGCCGCCCCTGTGGAGACGCAGGCTCCTGCCAtcctggctctggctgccctACTCATCCTTCTGGGCCTGCTCTCCACAGCCCTGCTCGGCCACCTTCTCTGCTTCCACATTTATCTCA TGTGGCACAAGCTCACCACCTATGAGTACATTGTGCAGCATCGTCCACCACAGGAGGCAAAGGGGGCCCACAGGGAGCTCGAGTCATGTCCCCTGAAGATGCGGCCCATTCAG GAGATGGAGCTCTACATGCGGACCTTCAGCCATGTGCGCCCAGAGCCCTCTGGCCAGGCCAGGCCTGCCGAAGTGAATGCCAA TCCCTCCCGATTCCTTGCCACCCGCGGCCAAGTGGAGCCTCCACCGCCCTCCTCCCCAGAGACTCTCGCTCTGCCCCCTCGGATACGACCCCAG AAAAAGAGGAAGCGGCGCATGTATAAGGTACCGACCTCTGGGACCTTGGACCGAGAGCCCCAGTTGCCCAGGCTGCCGG GGCCCCGGACCCCCGGCCGCCGCTCCAGCTCGTCGTCGGATTCCGCGGACGCCAGCCCTGCAGGAGCCTATCACTCGGCGTCTGCCGAGTCCCTGGACGAgatcccagtggctcagacgcgCCTAGGCAGCGCCGCTCTGGCCGCCCGGGTGGGTAGGCCCCGAGAGCCCGGGCTGGCGCTGCAGGCACGTGCGCCCGCTGTTTTCGTGAGCCCGAGCAGCGGCGAGCCCCGCGTGCGGGGCGGCCCCGAGGCTGATCTGGCTTAG
- the TPPP3 gene encoding tubulin polymerization-promoting protein family member 3, with product MAASTDVAGLEESFRKFAIHGDPKASGHEMNGKNWAKLCKDCKVADGKAVTGTDVDIVFSKVKAKSARVINYEEFKKALEELAPKRFKGKSKEEAFDAICQLVAGKEPANVGVTKAKTGGAVERLTDTSKYTGSHKERFDESGKGKGIAGRQDILDDSGYVSAYKNAGTYDAKVKK from the exons ATGGCAGCGAGCACAGATgtggctgggctggaggaaagcTTCCGCAAGTTTGCCATCCATGGTGACCCCAAGGCCAGTGGGCACGAGATGAATGGCAAGAACTGGGCCAAGCTGTGCAAGGACTGCAAGGTGGCTGACGGAAAGGCTGTGACAGGGACCGATGTCGACATCGTCTTCTCCAAAGTCAA GGCGAAGTCTGCCCGGGTCATCAACTACGAGGAGTTCAAGAAGGCCCTAGAAGAGCTGGCACCCAAGCGATTTAAGGGGAAGAGCAAGGAAGAGGCCTTTGATGCCATCTGCCAGCTGGTGGCAGGCAAGGAACCAGCCAACGTAGGCGTTACT aaagcaaaaacagGGGGTGCTGTGGAACGGCTGACTGACACCAGCAAGTACACGGGCTCCCACAAGGAACGCTTTGATGAGAGCGGCAAGGGCAAGGGTATTGCTGGGCGGCAGGACATCCTGGATGACAGTGGCTACGTGAGTGCCTACAAGAATGCAGGTACCTATGATGCCAAGGTGAAGAAGTGA